A single genomic interval of Fusarium verticillioides 7600 chromosome 8, whole genome shotgun sequence harbors:
- a CDS encoding N4-(beta-N-acetylglucosaminyl)-L-asparaginase — translation MASLSIFMGVLSLSTFTLAAGNTPGLPLVINTWGGDFTAATDAAFTALGKKASALDAVEIGGTTCENKQCDGSVGFGGSPDENCETTLDAMIMDGGSMNSGAVAALRRVKGAISVARHVLDHTTHSLIVGDQATEFAIQNGFKTTSLSTKNSDKLCKDWKAKKCQPNYRINVSPNPASTCGPYKPLATLTTSTMKTNKQTGHDTLSLITIHRDGSMAAGTTTNGASHKIPGRVGDGPIVGSGSYVDSDIGGCGATGDGDIMLRFLPCYQAIEGMRNGLSPKEAAEDAVLRMVRKYGDLKSGIVVVDRYGNHGAACSGWNFQYSYRGGKMTKTKVVTVKPVQEV, via the exons atGGCTTCTCTCTCTATCTTCATGGGAGTTCTCTCCCTGTCAACATTTACACTCGCGGCGGGTAATACACCCGGTCTTCCTCTTGTCATCAATACATGGGGTGGCGATTTCACCGCCGCTACGGATGCGGCCTTCACCGCGCTGGGGAAGAAGGCTTCTGCACTTGACGCGGTTGAAATTGGAGGTACGACGTGTGAGAACAAGCAGTGCGATGGAAGTGTAGGCTTTGGAGGAAGTCCTGATGAAAACTGTGAAACTACACTTGATGCGATGATCATGGATGGTGGGAGTATGAATtctggtgctgttgctgctctGCGTCGCGTTAAGGGTGCCATTTCTGTTGCTCGACATGTTCTCGATCATACTACCCATTCTCTCATCGTTGGAGACCAAGCTACCGAGTTCGCTATccaaaatggcttcaagaCCACAAGCCTGTCTACCAAAAACTCGGATAAGCTGTGCAAGGACtggaaggccaagaagtgcCAGCCCAACTATCGTATCAACGTCAGCCCAAACCCAGCATCAACATGCGGTCCCTACAAGCCTCTCGCTACCCTCACAACAAGCACCATGAAGACGAATAAACAAACCGGCCACGAcaccctctctctcatcacaATCCACAGAGACGGTTCCATGGCTGcaggaacaacaacaaacgGCGCCTCCCACAAGATCCCCGGACGCGTCGGCGACGGCCCCATCGTTGGCAGCGGCTCTTATGTCGACAGCGACATTGGCGGCTGCGGAGCCACAGGCGATGGCGACATCATGCTTCGTTTCCTTCCTTGCTACCAAGCCATCGAAGGCATGCGCAACGGCCTCTCACCCAAAGAAGCAGCCGAGGATGCAGTTCTCCGCATGGTTCGCAAGTACGGCGATCTCAAGAGCGGTATCGTTGTCGTGGATCGGTACGGAAACCACGGCGCTGCATGCAGTGGGTGGAACTTCCAGTACAGCtacagaggaggaaagaTGACCAAGACAAAGGTCGTCACTGTGAAGCCGGTGCAGGAG GTTTAA
- a CDS encoding phosphatidylinositol glycan, class T: MRHFLACLLLAITNGFALTSAAASGYHEQLTLRPLPLSQLLASFNFRANTSIADFEAHNFRLFPRSLAQILQYAGTRELHLRFTLGRWDAQSWGARPWDGTREGGTGVELWAWLDAETNEEADEKWLILTNALSGLFCASLNFIDETRTIRPVMSFQPDGDHSNSSLANMRLLHGVLPHEVVCTENLTPFLKLLPCKGKAGIATLLDGHKLFDASYQSMAIDVRPKCNAGGECFLEMEETVDMVLDVNRSKRPQNNPIPRPPPAHELLCDTSKPYHSDHACYPADSLDGQDWTLSQVFGRPMKGTCPLTDPDVPPVCVQIPQSRDIYTTEGAREIRSQNSRCYSLDTNAELTLMLVKPESQDEDKILNKPETPLLYADRSFNGHGQEHGGVQAILSNPSDTDVEFVYMESLPWFMRIYLHTLSARIADSPSSNSSDLIKEIYYRPALDRARGTQLELLMRIPPHCTVFLTYDFEKSILRYTEYPPDANRGFDVAAAVITTLEPKVLNIRTTTLLLYLPTPDFSMPYNVIIFTSTAIALAFGGLYNILVRRFVGADEAQSTGLKAKLLGLVNRIKGKAGKH, from the exons ATGCGCCACTTTCTGGCCTGTCTGCTACTGGCCATAACAAATGGCTTCGCACTCACTTCTGCAGCCGCATCCGGTTATCACGAGCAATTGACGCTTCGACCTTTACCCCTGTCCCAGCTTCTAGCGAGCTTCAACTTCCGAGCCAATACCTCAATTGCCGATTTCGAAGCGCATAACTTTCGACTGTTTCCTCGATCTTTGGCGCAGATTCTTCAGTATGCTGGGACACGAGAGCTACATTTACGGTTTACGCTAGGACGATGGGATGCTCAGTCGTGGGGTGCTAGACCGTGGGATGGAACTCGCGAGGGAGGCACTGGTGTTGAACTCTGGGCGTGGTTGGATGCCGAGACTAatgaggaggctgatgagaagtgGCTAATACTGACAAACGCTCTGTCTGGATTGTTCTGCGCCAGTTTGAACTTTATCGATGAGACGAGGACGATTCGACCTGTTATGTCTTTCCAGCCCGACGGCGACCACTCGAACTCGTCGCTTGCGAACAtgagacttcttcatggcgTTCTGCCGCATGAAGTTGTCTGTACCGAGAACCTGACACCtttcttgaagttgttgccctgcaagggcaaggctggtATTGCTACACTTCTGGATGGTCATAAGCTATTCGATGCCTCCTATCAGAGCATGGCAATTGATGTTCGACCCAAGTGCAATGCGGGCGGAGAGTGtttcttggagatggaggagactgTTGATatggttcttgatgtcaatcGTTCCAAGAGGCCTCAAA ACAACCCGATTCCGCGACCCCCTCCTGCTCACGAGCTGCTTTGCGATACCTCCAAACCCTACCATTCTGATCACGCATGCTACCCCGCCGACAGTCTCGACGGTCAAGATTGGACTCTATCTCAAGTCTTCGGTCGCCCCATGAAGGGTACATGCCCTCTCACCGATCCCGATGTTCCTCCAGTCTGTGTTCAGATCCCCCAGTCCCGCGACATCTACACAACCGAAGGCGCCCGCGAGATCCGATCCCAAAACTCTCGCTGCTATAGTCTTGATACAAACGCCGAACTTACTCTCATGCTCGTCAAGCCCGAGTCACAAGACGAGGACAAGATCCTTAATAAGCCCGAGACACCTCTTCTCTACGCTGATCGCAGCTTCAACGGTCACGGCCAGGAACACGGTGGTGTACAGGCCATCCTGAGCAACCCTAGTGACACCGATGTTGAGTTCGTCTACATGGAGTCGCTGCCATGGTTCATGCGCATCTACCTTCACACCCTCTCGGCCCGTATTGCCGATTCACCCTCGTCGAACTCGAGCgatctgatcaaggagatctaCTACCGTCCCGCACTCGACCGCGCAAGGGGAACACAGCTTGAACTCCTCATGCGCATTCCGCCACACTGCACGGTTTTCCTGACATACGATTTTGAAAAGTCCATTTTGCGATACACCGAGTATCCTCCCGACGCCAACAGAGGTTTCGACGTCGCCGCTGCTGTTATCACAACATTAGAGCCCAAAGTTCTCAACATCCGCACTACGACACTGCTGCTATACCTACCCACACCTGATTTCAGTATGCCATACAACGTTATTATCTTTACATCGACAGCGATCGCGCTAGCATTTGGAGGATTGTACAATATTTTAGTTAGGAGATTTGTAGGTGCCGACGAGGCGCAAAGCACAGGTTTGAAGGCGAAGCTTTTGGGGCTTGTTAATAGAATAAAGGGTAAGGCTGGGAAGCATTAG